The Pseudomonas sp. IAC-BECa141 genome contains the following window.
GTCCGGCACCTGCGCCTGCACCGACTCGCGCGCCAGCGGCCAGCGCTTCGTCGCCAGCCCCGAAACGCAAAAACTACAAGCTCGTCGCCATTGGTACATCGACTGGCGGCCCGGTAGCGCTGCAACGGGTTCTGACCCAGTTGCCGGCCAGTTTCCCGGCACCGATCGTGCTGATCCAGCACATGCCGGCAGCCTTCACCAAGGCTTTCGCTGAACGTCTGGACAAGCTGTGCCGCATCAGCGTCAAGGAAGCCGAGGATGGCGACATCCTGCGTCCGGGCCTGGCGCTGCTGGCACCGGGTGGCAAGCAGATGATGATCGACGGCCGTGGCGCGGTGAAAATCCTGCCGGGCGACGAGCGTCTGAACTACAAGCCGTGCGTGGACATCACCTTCGGCTCTGCGGCCAAATCCTACAGCGACAAAGTTCTGGCGGTCGTACTGACCGGCATGGGCGCCGACGGCCGTGAAGGTGCACGCCTGCTCAAGCAGGGCGGCAGCACGATCTGGGCGCAGGACGAAGCCAGTTGCGTGATCTACGGCATGCCGATGGCCATCGTCAAAGCTGACCTCGCCGACGCGGTGTACAGCCTGGACGATATCGGCAAGCACCTGGTCGAGGCATGCGTCTGATGGATGTTCTAAGCCTTATCGGGATCATCATGGCGTTCGTCGCCATCATCGGCGGCAACTACCTTGAAGGTGGTCACCTCGGCGCGCTGGCCAACGGCCCGGCGGCGCTGATCGTGCTCGGTGGCACCATCGGTGCCGCGCTGCTGCAATCGCCGATGAGCGCGTTCAAGCGCGCCATGCAGATTCTGGCCTGGATCTTTTTCCCGCCGCGTGTGGATCTGGCGGGCGGCATCGACCGCGTCGTCAACTGGAGCCTCACCGCCCGCAAGGAAGGTCTGCTGGGCCTGGAAGGCGTGGCGGATGCCGAGCCCGACGCTTACTCGCGCAAAGGTCTGCAACTGCTGGTCGACGGCGCCGAGCCGGAAGCGATCCGCAGCATCCTCGAAGTGGATTTCTACACTCAGGAAGCCCGCGATGTCGAAGCGGCCAAAGTGTTTGAAAGCATGGGTGGCTACGCGCCGACCATCGGCATCATCGGTGCGGTGATGGGCCTGATCCACGTGATGGGCAACCTGGCCGATCCGTCGCAGCTGGGCAACGGGATTGCGGTCGCGTTCGTCGCTACCATCTACGGTGTGGCCAGTGCCAACCTGGTATTGCTGCCGGTTGCCGCCAAGCTCAAGTCAATCGCGTTGCGACAGTCGCGTTATCGCGAAATGTTGTTGGAAGGGATCCTGTCGATCGCTGAAGGTGAAAACCCACGCTCCATCGAGTTGAAGCTTCAGGGCTTCATGGATTAAGGGACTAACCTCATGGCACGTCGTCGCCAGCATGAAGAGCACGTAAACCATGAACGTTGGCTGGTTTCCTACGCCGACTTCATCACCTTGCTCTTTGCCTTTTTCGTGGTGATGTACTCCATCTCGTCGATCAACGAAGGCAAGTACAAGATCATCTCCGAAGCGCTGATCGGGGTCTTCACCGACTCCGACCGCGCGCTCAAGCCGATTCCGATCGGTGAAGAACGACCGAAGACCGTGACCCCGGCCAAGCCGCTGGTCAAGGACGCCGAACAGGTCGACGCCGGCATCGCCGGGGCCAGCGATCCGCTCAAAAGCATCGCCGATGACATCAGCGCCGCATTCGGCGACCTGATCGCAAGCAACCAGATGACCGTGCGCGGCAACGAGCTGTGGGTCGAGATCGAACTCAACTCCAGCCTGTTGTTCGGCAGCGGTGATGCGATGCCGAGCGACATCGCGTTCAACATCATCGACAAGGTCGCGGCGATCCTCAAACCGTTCGATAACCCGATCCACGTCGAAGGCTTCACCGACGATCAACCGATCCGCACCGCGCAGTACCCGACCAACTGGGAATTGTCCTCGGCGCGTTCGGCGAGCATCGTGCGCATGCTGGCGATGCAGGGCGTGAACCCTGGGCGTCTGGCCTCGGTGGGCTACGGCGAATTTCAGCCGGTTGCCAACAACGCCACGGCCGAAGGCCGGGCGAAGAACCGTCGCGTGGTGCTGGTGGTGTCGCGCAATCTCGATGTGCGCCGCAGCCTGACCGGCACCGGAACCGCCAATGCAACACCGGACGCCGCGTTGAAGCGTGCTGGCACACAAACTGCACCGACCCCGGTCAAGACGCCGGGACGCGAGAGTGCCGTCAATTCTCCGTCGCCCGCATTAATACGCTGAACCATGTCTCGGCCGAGTATCCCGGCCGGGAGGAACGATCTGAATGAGAGTCTGGGCAGTCGCCAATCAAAAGGGTGGTGTTGGTAAAACCACTTCTTCCATCGCTTTAGCCGGTTTGCTGGCAGAGGCGGGCAAGCGCGTGGTCGTGGTCGATCTCGACCCGCACGGCTCGATGACCAGCTATTTCGGTTACGACCCCGACAGCCTGGAACACAGCAACTACGACCTGTTTCTGCACAAGGGCGGCGTGCCGCAAGGCCTGCCGGGCCAGTTGCTGCTGTCCACCAGCGATGAACGCATTTCCCTGTTGCCGTCGAGCACCGCGCTGGCCACCCTCGAGCGCCAGTCGCCGGGGCAGAGTGGCCTGGGCCTGGTGATCG
Protein-coding sequences here:
- a CDS encoding protein-glutamate methylesterase/protein-glutamine glutaminase yields the protein MAVKVLVVDDSGFFRRRVSEILSADPSIQVVGTATNGKEAIDQAQALKPDVITMDYEMPMMDGITAVRHIMQRCPTPVLMFSSLTHEGARVTLDALDAGAVDFLPKNFEDISRNPEKVKQLLCEKVHSISRSNRRFSAYSAPAPAAAPAPAPTPAPATSSFGSHSAPARPAPAPAPTRAPAASASSPAPKRKNYKLVAIGTSTGGPVALQRVLTQLPASFPAPIVLIQHMPAAFTKAFAERLDKLCRISVKEAEDGDILRPGLALLAPGGKQMMIDGRGAVKILPGDERLNYKPCVDITFGSAAKSYSDKVLAVVLTGMGADGREGARLLKQGGSTIWAQDEASCVIYGMPMAIVKADLADAVYSLDDIGKHLVEACV
- a CDS encoding flagellar motor protein — translated: MDVLSLIGIIMAFVAIIGGNYLEGGHLGALANGPAALIVLGGTIGAALLQSPMSAFKRAMQILAWIFFPPRVDLAGGIDRVVNWSLTARKEGLLGLEGVADAEPDAYSRKGLQLLVDGAEPEAIRSILEVDFYTQEARDVEAAKVFESMGGYAPTIGIIGAVMGLIHVMGNLADPSQLGNGIAVAFVATIYGVASANLVLLPVAAKLKSIALRQSRYREMLLEGILSIAEGENPRSIELKLQGFMD
- the motD gene encoding flagellar motor protein MotD is translated as MARRRQHEEHVNHERWLVSYADFITLLFAFFVVMYSISSINEGKYKIISEALIGVFTDSDRALKPIPIGEERPKTVTPAKPLVKDAEQVDAGIAGASDPLKSIADDISAAFGDLIASNQMTVRGNELWVEIELNSSLLFGSGDAMPSDIAFNIIDKVAAILKPFDNPIHVEGFTDDQPIRTAQYPTNWELSSARSASIVRMLAMQGVNPGRLASVGYGEFQPVANNATAEGRAKNRRVVLVVSRNLDVRRSLTGTGTANATPDAALKRAGTQTAPTPVKTPGRESAVNSPSPALIR